In Vigna unguiculata cultivar IT97K-499-35 chromosome 3, ASM411807v1, whole genome shotgun sequence, a single genomic region encodes these proteins:
- the LOC114175643 gene encoding isoflavone 4'-O-methyltransferase-like, whose amino-acid sequence MGFCSNGREESEMYHAQIHLYKHVYNFVSSMALKSAMELGIADAIHSHGEPITISELASALKLHPSKLSVLHRFMRLLTHNGFFAKTTVGSHKGGGGEETLYDLTPPSKLLIRTESTCLAPIVKGALHSSSIDMWHSSDKWFTEDKELSLYESAMGESFWEFLNKATESDTLNMFHEAMAADSRMFKMALEECKHVFEGLSSLVDVGGGTGAVTSIIHELFPHMKCTVFDQPQVVANLTGTENLNFVGGDMFKSIPSADAVLLKWVLHDWNDELAVKILKNCKEAISGKGKGKVIIIDIAIDEASDGRELTELKLNYDLVMLTMLNGKERERKEWEKLIYDAGFSSYDITPICGFKSLIQLYP is encoded by the exons atgggtttCTGTAGCAATGGCAGAGAAGAGAGTGAAATGTATCACGCTCAAATCCACCTGTACAAACACGTGTACAACTTCGTGAGCTCTATGGCTCTCAAGTCCGCCATGGAACTAGGCATAGCCGACGCAATCCACAGCCACGGAGAACCCATCACCATTTCTGAGTTAGCCTCTGCACTCAAACTCCACCCCTCAAAACTCTCCGTTCTCCACCGATTCATGCGCCTTCTAACACATAATGGGTTCTTCGCCAAAACAACAGTGGGGTCACAtaaaggaggaggaggagaagaaaCACTCTATGATCTCACTCCTCCTTCCAAGCTTCTGATCCGAACCGAGTCAACGTGTTTGGCTCCTATTGTTAAGGGCGCGCTTCATTCGAGTTCCATCGATATGTGGCACTCCTCCGACAAGTGGTTCACTGAGGATAAGGAACTCTCGCTGTATGAGAGTGCCATGGGAGAGAGTTTCTGGGAGTTTTTGAACAAGGCCACTGAATCTGATACGCTTAACATGTTTCATGAAGCCATGGCAGCAGATTCTAGAATGTTCAAGATGGCTCTGGAAGAGTGCAAGCATGTGTTTGAGGGATTGAGTTCCCTTGTCGATGTGGGAGGTGGAACTGGTGCTGTCACGAGCATCATCCATGAACTCTTCCCTCACATGAAGTGTACGGTGTTTGATCAACCGCAGGTTGTGGCTAACTTGACTGGAACTGAAAATTTGAACTTTGTTGGTGGGGATATGTTCAAATCCATCCCTTCAGCTGATGCAGTTTTGCTCAAG TGGGTTCTGCATGATTGGAACGACGAGCTCGCAGTGAAGATATTGAAGAACTGCAAAGAAGCCATTTCAGGGAAAGGGAAAGGGAAAGTGATAATCATAGACATAGCAATAGATGAAGCAAGTGATGGTCGTGAATTGACAGAGTTGAAGCTCAACTATGACTTGGTGATGCTCACTATGTTGAAtggaaaagaaagagagagaaaggaatgGGAGAAACTTATTTATGATGCAGGCTTCAGCAGCTACGACATCACCCCCATATGTGGCTTCAAATCTCTCATCCAACTTTATCCTTAA